A region from the Hippopotamus amphibius kiboko isolate mHipAmp2 chromosome 15, mHipAmp2.hap2, whole genome shotgun sequence genome encodes:
- the FZR1 gene encoding fizzy-related protein homolog isoform X3 yields the protein MRRTLTPANSPVSSPSKHGDRFIPSRAGANWSVNFHRINENEKSPSQNRKAKDATSDNGKDGLAYSALLKNELLGAGIEKVQDPQTEDRRLQPSTPERKGLFTYSLSTKRSSPDDGNDVSPYSLSPVSNKSQKLLRSPRKPTRKISKIPFKVLDAPELQDDFYLNLVDWSSLNVLSVGLGTCVYLWSACTSQVTRLCDLSVEGDSVTSVGWSERGNLVAVGTHKGFVQIWDAAAGKKLSMLEGHTARVGALAWNADQLSSGSRDRMILQRDVRTPPLQSERRLQGHRQEVCGLKWSTDHQLLASGGNDNKLLVWNHSSLSPVQQYTEHLAAVKAIAWSPHQHGLLASGGGTADRCIRFWNTLTGQPLQCIDTGSQVCNLAWSKHANELVSTHGYSQNQILVWKYPSLTQVAKLTGHSYRVLYLAMSPDGEAIVTGAGDETLRFWNVFSKTRSTKVKWESVSVLNLFTRIR from the exons ATGCGGCGAACCCTGACACCTGCCAACTCCCCGGTGTCCTCCCCCAGCAAGCACGGGGACCGCTTCATTCCCTCGAGAGCCGGCGCCAACTGGAGCGTGAACTTCCACAGGATCAAC GAGAATGAGAAATCCCCCAGCCAAAACCGGAAAGCCAAGGACGCCACCTCGGACAACGGCAAAG ACGGCCTGGCCTACTCGGCTCTGCTGAAGAACGAGCTGCTTGGCGCTGGCATCGAGAAGGTGCAGGACCCGCAGACAGAGGACCGCAGGCTGCAGCCGTCCACGCCCGAGAGGAAGGGCCTCTTCACG taCTCCCTCAGCACCAAGCGCTCCAGCCCCGACGACGGCAATGACGTGTCTCCCTACTCCCTGTCCCCCGTCAGCAACAAAAG TCAGAAGTTGCTGCGGTCACCACGGAAGCCCACCCGCAAGATCTCCAAGATCCCCTTCAAGGTCCTGGACGCCCCCGAGCTGCAGGACGACTTCTACCTGAACCTGGTGGACTGGTCGTCCCTCAACGTGCTCAGCGTGGGGCTGGGCACCTGCGTGTACCTGTGGAGCGCCTGCACCAGCCAG GTGACCCGGCTCTGTGACCTCTCCGTGGAAGGGGACTCGGTGACTTCCGTGGGCTGGTCTGAGAGG GGGAACCTGGTGGCCGTGGGCACGCACAAGGGCTTCGTGCAGATCTGGGATGCGGCCGCGGGGAAGAAGCTGTCCATGCTGGAAGGCCACACGGCACGCGTCG GGGCGCTGGCCTGGAACGCCGACCAGCTCTCATCCGGGAGCCGGGACCGCATGATCCTGCAGAGGGACGTGCGCACGCCGCCCCTGCAGTCGGAGCGGCGGCTGCAGGGCCACCGGCAGGAGGTGTGCGGGCTCAAGTGGTCCACAGACCACCAGCTCCTCGCCTCGGGGGGCAACGACAACAAG CTGCTGGTCTGGAACCACTCAAGCCTGAGCCCCGTGCAGCAGTACACGGAGCACCTGGCGGCCGTGAAGGCCATCGCCTGGTCCCCGCACCAGCACGGGCTGCTGGCCTCTGGCGGCGGCACGGCCGACCGCTGCATCCGCTTCTGGAACACGCTCACGGGGCAGCCGCTGCAGTGCATCGACACCGGCTCCCAGGTGTGCAACCTCGCCTGGTCCAAGCACGCCAACGAGCTG GTGAGCACACACGGCTACTCGCAGAACCAGATCCTGGTCTGGAAGTACCCATCCCTGACCCAGGTGGCCAAGCTGACCGGGCACTCGTATCGGGTCCTGTACCTG GCCATGTCCCCTGACGGAGAGGCCATCGTCACTGGTGCTGGAGACGAAACCCTGAGGTTCTGGAATGTCTTTAGCAAAACCCGCTCGACAAAGGTAAAGTGG GAATCCGTGTCCGTTCTCAACCTCTTCACCAGGATCCGGTAA
- the TEKTIP1 gene encoding tektin bundle-interacting protein 1, translated as MWGCWGQRRCGRAEPRPASSGLWPPLAWPLSWGRGAAAWTGASGPSRCRDTGPPLSLSTMAPQALEAGAPGHPEADMQTLRREAARPYVPRGTLEVDFPAPLCSDDYLSQEGPRWTPAIKQAMRWKYTPMGHDAAGQLWYTGLTNSDSREAWYTLPRAPDSPYREAYARWHGCHSHRERSMPSACTQRLRETAWYDPITPAQYRDPGTRWCGVLWKDRPIRGKEYVTNRQRFGVEPLWRASDYVPYLSAPQRPRYTTQSYRQWDLEPYCPATHQQPPPVYTPSH; from the exons ATGTGGGGTTGTTGGGGGCAGAGAAGATGTGGGAGGGCTGAGCCCAGGCCAGCCTCCTCCGGCCTCTGGCCTCCCCTAGCCTGGCCcctcagctgggggaggggggccgcGGCCTGGACAGGGGCCAGCGGGCCCAGCCGTTGCCGGGACACCGGGCCTCCTTTGTCGCTGTCAACAATGGCCCCGCAGGCCTTGGAGGCAGGAGCCCCCGGGCACCCAGAGGCAGACATGCAGACCCTGAGGCGGGAGGCTGCCCGGCCCTACGTGCCGCGGGGGACCCTGGAAGTGGACTTCCCGGCACCGCTCTGCAG CGATGACTACCTGTCCCAGGAGGGGCCCCGCTGGACGCCGGCCATCAAGCAGGCAATGCGCTGGAAGTACACACCCATGGGACACGACGCGGCCGGCCAGCTGTGGTACACGGGCCTGACCAACTCAGACTCCCGAGAAGCCTGGTACACGCTCCCTCGGGCGCCGGACAGCCCGTACCGCGAGGCTTACGCCCGCTGGCACGGATGCCACAGCCACCGGGAGCGCAGCATGCCCTCGG CCTGTACCCAGCGTCTGCGGGAGACCGCCTGGTACGACCCCATCACCCCCGCGCAGTACAGGGACCCCGGCACGCGGTGGTGCGGCGTGCTGTGGAAGGACAGACCCATCCGGGGCAAGGAGTATG TGACCAACCGGCAGCGATTCGGGGTGGAGCCGCTGTGGCGGGCGTCTGACTACGTGCCGTACCTGTCCGCGCCCCAGCGCCCGCGCTACACCACCCAGAGCTACCGGCAGTGGGACCTGGAACCCTACTGCCCAGCCACCCACCAGCAGCCCCCGCCCGTCTACACGCCCAGCCACTGA
- the MFSD12 gene encoding major facilitator superfamily domain-containing protein 12 has protein sequence MGPGPPGAGAGAPPRPLSLAARLSYAVGHFLNDLCASMWFTYLLLYLHSVRAYSSRGAGLLLLLGQVADGLCTPLVGFEADRAAGRCARFGPRKAWHLVGTICVLLSFPFIFSPCLGCGAATPEWVALLYYGPFIVIFQFGWAATQIAHLSLIPELVTSDHEKVELTALRYAFTVVANITVYGAAWLLLHLQGSPHMGPAQDANDQLGVQDVPVFRNLSLLVVGIGAVFSLLFHLGTREGRRRQVEEPDEHRPLLAPATARPLLLWKHWLREPAFYQVGLLYMSTRLIVNLSQTYMAMYLTYSLNLPKKFIATIPLVMYVSGFLSSFLMKPVNKCIGRRMTYFVGLLVILAFAAWVALADELGVAVYVAAVLLGTGCATILVTSLAMTADLIGPHTHSGAFVYGAMSFSDKVANGLAVMAIQGLHPCSSELCCKACMAFYHWVMAAVTGGVGVAATLALCSLLVWPIRLRSWDPGSQP, from the exons ATGGGCCCGGGGCCCCCGGGGGCCGGAGCGGGGGCGCCCCCGCGGCCGCTGTCCCTGGCCGCGCGGCTGAGCTACGCCGTGGGCCACTTCCTCAATGACCTGTGCGCGTCCATGTGGTTCACCTACCTGCTGCTCTACCTGCACTCGGTGCGCGCCTACAGCTCCCGCGGCGCcggcctgctgctgctgctcggCCAGGTGGCCGACGGGCTGTGCACGCCCCTCGTGGGCTTCGAGGCTGACCGCGCCGCAGGCCGCTGTGCCCGCTTCGGCCCGCGCAAGGCCTGGCACCTGGTCG GCACCATCTGCGTCCTGCTGTCCTTCCCCTTCATCTTCAGCCCCTGCCTGGGCTGTGGGGCCGCCACGCCCGAGTGGGTTGCCCTCCTCTACTACGGGCCCTTCATCGTGATCTTCCAGTTCGGCTGGGCCGCCACACAGATCGCCCACCTCAGCCTCATCCCGGAGCTCGTCACCAGCGACCACGAGAAGGTGGAGCTCACGGCTCTCAG GTACGCCTTCACCGTGGTGGCCAACATCACCGTCTACGGCGCTGCCTGGCTTCTGCTCCACCTGCAGGGCTCTCCCCACATGGGGCCCGCCCAGGATGCCAATGACCAGCTGGGGGTCCAGGACGTGCCAGTGTTCCGG AACCTCTCCCTGTTGGTGGTGGGCATTGGAGCTGTCTTCTCACTGCTGTTCCACCTGGGCACCAGGGAGGGGCGCCGGCGGCAGGTGGAGGAGCCGGATGAGCACAGGCCCCTGTTGGCCCCCGCCACCGCCCGGCCCTTGCTGCTCTGGAAGCACTGGCTGCGGGAGCCGGCCTTTTATCAG GTGGGCTTGCTGTACATGAGCACGAGGCTGATTGTGAACCTGTCCCAGACGTACATGGCCATGTACCTCACCTACTCCCTCAACCTGCCCAAG AAGTTCATCGCCACCATCCCGCTGGTGATGTACGTCAGcggcttcctctcctccttcctcatgAAGCCCGTCAACAAGTGCATCGGGAGGCGC ATGACCTACTTCGTGGGCCTCCTGGTGATCCTGGCCTTCGCAGCCTGGGTGGCGCTGGCAGATGAGCTGGGCGTGGCTGTGTATGTGGCGGCCGTGCTGCTGGGCACGGGCTGTGCCACCATCCTCGTCACCTCACTGGCCATGACGGCGGACCTCATCGGCCCCCACACG CACAGTGGAGCCTTCGTGTATGGTGCCATGAGCTTCTCGGACAAGGTGGCCAACGGGCTGGCGGTCATGGCCATCCAGGGCCTGCACCCCTGCTC ctCGGAGCTCTGCTGCAAAGCCTGCATGGCCTTCTACCACTGGGTGATGGCGGCCGTGACGGGCGGCGTGGGCGTGGCTGCCACCCTGGCTCTGTGCAGCCTCCTCGTCTGGCCCATCCGCCTTCGGAGCT GGGACCCTGGATCCCAACCCTGA
- the FZR1 gene encoding fizzy-related protein homolog isoform X2, which produces MDQDYERRLLRQIVIQNENTMPCVAEMRRTLTPANSPVSSPSKHGDRFIPSRAGANWSVNFHRINENEKSPSQNRKAKDATSDNGKDGLAYSALLKNELLGAGIEKVQDPQTEDRRLQPSTPERKGLFTYSLSTKRSSPDDGNDVSPYSLSPVSNKSQKLLRSPRKPTRKISKIPFKVLDAPELQDDFYLNLVDWSSLNVLSVGLGTCVYLWSACTSQVTRLCDLSVEGDSVTSVGWSERGNLVAVGTHKGFVQIWDAAAGKKLSMLEGHTARVGALAWNADQLSSGSRDRMILQRDVRTPPLQSERRLQGHRQEVCGLKWSTDHQLLASGGNDNKLLVWNHSSLSPVQQYTEHLAAVKAIAWSPHQHGLLASGGGTADRCIRFWNTLTGQPLQCIDTGSQVCNLAWSKHANELVSTHGYSQNQILVWKYPSLTQVAKLTGHSYRVLYLAMSPDGEAIVTGAGDETLRFWNVFSKTRSTKESVSVLNLFTRIR; this is translated from the exons atGGACCAGGACTACGAGCGGCGCCTCCTGCGGCAGATCGTCATCCAGAACGAGAACACGATGCCCTGC GTCGCAGAGATGCGGCGAACCCTGACACCTGCCAACTCCCCGGTGTCCTCCCCCAGCAAGCACGGGGACCGCTTCATTCCCTCGAGAGCCGGCGCCAACTGGAGCGTGAACTTCCACAGGATCAAC GAGAATGAGAAATCCCCCAGCCAAAACCGGAAAGCCAAGGACGCCACCTCGGACAACGGCAAAG ACGGCCTGGCCTACTCGGCTCTGCTGAAGAACGAGCTGCTTGGCGCTGGCATCGAGAAGGTGCAGGACCCGCAGACAGAGGACCGCAGGCTGCAGCCGTCCACGCCCGAGAGGAAGGGCCTCTTCACG taCTCCCTCAGCACCAAGCGCTCCAGCCCCGACGACGGCAATGACGTGTCTCCCTACTCCCTGTCCCCCGTCAGCAACAAAAG TCAGAAGTTGCTGCGGTCACCACGGAAGCCCACCCGCAAGATCTCCAAGATCCCCTTCAAGGTCCTGGACGCCCCCGAGCTGCAGGACGACTTCTACCTGAACCTGGTGGACTGGTCGTCCCTCAACGTGCTCAGCGTGGGGCTGGGCACCTGCGTGTACCTGTGGAGCGCCTGCACCAGCCAG GTGACCCGGCTCTGTGACCTCTCCGTGGAAGGGGACTCGGTGACTTCCGTGGGCTGGTCTGAGAGG GGGAACCTGGTGGCCGTGGGCACGCACAAGGGCTTCGTGCAGATCTGGGATGCGGCCGCGGGGAAGAAGCTGTCCATGCTGGAAGGCCACACGGCACGCGTCG GGGCGCTGGCCTGGAACGCCGACCAGCTCTCATCCGGGAGCCGGGACCGCATGATCCTGCAGAGGGACGTGCGCACGCCGCCCCTGCAGTCGGAGCGGCGGCTGCAGGGCCACCGGCAGGAGGTGTGCGGGCTCAAGTGGTCCACAGACCACCAGCTCCTCGCCTCGGGGGGCAACGACAACAAG CTGCTGGTCTGGAACCACTCAAGCCTGAGCCCCGTGCAGCAGTACACGGAGCACCTGGCGGCCGTGAAGGCCATCGCCTGGTCCCCGCACCAGCACGGGCTGCTGGCCTCTGGCGGCGGCACGGCCGACCGCTGCATCCGCTTCTGGAACACGCTCACGGGGCAGCCGCTGCAGTGCATCGACACCGGCTCCCAGGTGTGCAACCTCGCCTGGTCCAAGCACGCCAACGAGCTG GTGAGCACACACGGCTACTCGCAGAACCAGATCCTGGTCTGGAAGTACCCATCCCTGACCCAGGTGGCCAAGCTGACCGGGCACTCGTATCGGGTCCTGTACCTG GCCATGTCCCCTGACGGAGAGGCCATCGTCACTGGTGCTGGAGACGAAACCCTGAGGTTCTGGAATGTCTTTAGCAAAACCCGCTCGACAAAG GAATCCGTGTCCGTTCTCAACCTCTTCACCAGGATCCGGTAA
- the FZR1 gene encoding fizzy-related protein homolog isoform X1 has protein sequence MDQDYERRLLRQIVIQNENTMPCVAEMRRTLTPANSPVSSPSKHGDRFIPSRAGANWSVNFHRINENEKSPSQNRKAKDATSDNGKDGLAYSALLKNELLGAGIEKVQDPQTEDRRLQPSTPERKGLFTYSLSTKRSSPDDGNDVSPYSLSPVSNKSQKLLRSPRKPTRKISKIPFKVLDAPELQDDFYLNLVDWSSLNVLSVGLGTCVYLWSACTSQVTRLCDLSVEGDSVTSVGWSERGNLVAVGTHKGFVQIWDAAAGKKLSMLEGHTARVGALAWNADQLSSGSRDRMILQRDVRTPPLQSERRLQGHRQEVCGLKWSTDHQLLASGGNDNKLLVWNHSSLSPVQQYTEHLAAVKAIAWSPHQHGLLASGGGTADRCIRFWNTLTGQPLQCIDTGSQVCNLAWSKHANELVSTHGYSQNQILVWKYPSLTQVAKLTGHSYRVLYLAMSPDGEAIVTGAGDETLRFWNVFSKTRSTKVKWESVSVLNLFTRIR, from the exons atGGACCAGGACTACGAGCGGCGCCTCCTGCGGCAGATCGTCATCCAGAACGAGAACACGATGCCCTGC GTCGCAGAGATGCGGCGAACCCTGACACCTGCCAACTCCCCGGTGTCCTCCCCCAGCAAGCACGGGGACCGCTTCATTCCCTCGAGAGCCGGCGCCAACTGGAGCGTGAACTTCCACAGGATCAAC GAGAATGAGAAATCCCCCAGCCAAAACCGGAAAGCCAAGGACGCCACCTCGGACAACGGCAAAG ACGGCCTGGCCTACTCGGCTCTGCTGAAGAACGAGCTGCTTGGCGCTGGCATCGAGAAGGTGCAGGACCCGCAGACAGAGGACCGCAGGCTGCAGCCGTCCACGCCCGAGAGGAAGGGCCTCTTCACG taCTCCCTCAGCACCAAGCGCTCCAGCCCCGACGACGGCAATGACGTGTCTCCCTACTCCCTGTCCCCCGTCAGCAACAAAAG TCAGAAGTTGCTGCGGTCACCACGGAAGCCCACCCGCAAGATCTCCAAGATCCCCTTCAAGGTCCTGGACGCCCCCGAGCTGCAGGACGACTTCTACCTGAACCTGGTGGACTGGTCGTCCCTCAACGTGCTCAGCGTGGGGCTGGGCACCTGCGTGTACCTGTGGAGCGCCTGCACCAGCCAG GTGACCCGGCTCTGTGACCTCTCCGTGGAAGGGGACTCGGTGACTTCCGTGGGCTGGTCTGAGAGG GGGAACCTGGTGGCCGTGGGCACGCACAAGGGCTTCGTGCAGATCTGGGATGCGGCCGCGGGGAAGAAGCTGTCCATGCTGGAAGGCCACACGGCACGCGTCG GGGCGCTGGCCTGGAACGCCGACCAGCTCTCATCCGGGAGCCGGGACCGCATGATCCTGCAGAGGGACGTGCGCACGCCGCCCCTGCAGTCGGAGCGGCGGCTGCAGGGCCACCGGCAGGAGGTGTGCGGGCTCAAGTGGTCCACAGACCACCAGCTCCTCGCCTCGGGGGGCAACGACAACAAG CTGCTGGTCTGGAACCACTCAAGCCTGAGCCCCGTGCAGCAGTACACGGAGCACCTGGCGGCCGTGAAGGCCATCGCCTGGTCCCCGCACCAGCACGGGCTGCTGGCCTCTGGCGGCGGCACGGCCGACCGCTGCATCCGCTTCTGGAACACGCTCACGGGGCAGCCGCTGCAGTGCATCGACACCGGCTCCCAGGTGTGCAACCTCGCCTGGTCCAAGCACGCCAACGAGCTG GTGAGCACACACGGCTACTCGCAGAACCAGATCCTGGTCTGGAAGTACCCATCCCTGACCCAGGTGGCCAAGCTGACCGGGCACTCGTATCGGGTCCTGTACCTG GCCATGTCCCCTGACGGAGAGGCCATCGTCACTGGTGCTGGAGACGAAACCCTGAGGTTCTGGAATGTCTTTAGCAAAACCCGCTCGACAAAGGTAAAGTGG GAATCCGTGTCCGTTCTCAACCTCTTCACCAGGATCCGGTAA
- the HMG20B gene encoding SWI/SNF-related matrix-associated actin-dependent regulator of chromatin subfamily E member 1-related, translated as MSHGPKQPGAAAAPVSGKAPGQHGGFVVAVKQERGEGPRAGEKGSHEEEPVKKRGWPKGKKRKKILPNGPKAPVTGYVRFLNERREQIRTRHPDLPFPEITKMLGAEWSKLQPAEKQRYLDEAEREKQQYMKELRAYQQSEAYKMCAEKIQEKKIKKEDSGSGLMNTLLNGHKGGDCDGFSTFDVPIFTEEFLDQNKAREAELRRLRKMNVAFEEQNAVLQRHTQSMSSARERLEQELALEERRTLALQQQLQAVRQALTASFASLPVPGTGETPTLSTLDFYMARLHGAIERDPAQHEKLIVRIKEILAQVASEHL; from the exons ATGTCCCACGGCCCCAAGCAGCCCGGCGCGGCCGCCGC GCCAGTGAGTGGCAAGGCTCCAGGACAGCATGGTGGCTTCGTGGTGGCTGTCAAGCAAGAGCGCGGCGAGGGCCCGCGGGCCGGAGAGAAGGGGTCCCACGAGGAGGAG CCTGTGAAGAAGCGCGGCTGGCCCAAGGGCAAGAAGCGGAAGAAGATCCTGCCGAATGGGCCCAAGGCACCTGTCACCGGTTACGTGCGCTTCCTGAACGAGCGGCGCGAGCAGATCCGGACGCGCCACCCGGACCTGCCTTTTCCCGAGATCACCAAGATGCTGGGAGCTGAGTGGAGTAAGCTGCAGCCGGCGGAGAAGCAG CGGTACTTGGACGAGGCGGAGCGGGAGAAGCAGCAGTACATGAAGGAGCTGAGGGCGTACCAGCAGTCGGAAGCCTACAAGATGTGCGCGGAGAAGATCCAGGAAAAGAAGATCAAGAAAG AGGACTCTGGCTCCGGGCTCATGAATACCCTTCTGAATGGACACAAG GGTGGGGACTGTGACGGCTTCTCCACTTTCGACGTCCCCATCTTCACTGAAGAGTTCTTGGACCAAAACAAAG CGCGGGAGGCGGAGCTGCGGCGCCTGCGGAAGATGAACGTGGCCTTCGAGGAGCAGAACGCGGTGCTGCAGAGGCACACGCAGAGCATGAGCAGCGCGCGCGAGCGCCTGGAGCAGGAGCTGGCGCTGGAGGAGCGGCGGACGCTGGCGCtgcagcagcagctccaggcGGTGCGCCAGGCGCTCACCGCCAGCTTCGCCTCGCTGCCTGTGCCGG GCACAGGCGAGACGCCCACCCTCAGCACCCTGGACTTCTACATGGCGCGGCTGCACGGCGCCATCGAGCGCGACCCCGCCCAGCACGAGAAGCTCATCGTCCGCATCAAGGAGATCCTGGCCCAGGTCGCCAG